A section of the Candidatus Effluviviaceae Genus I sp. genome encodes:
- the hutU gene encoding urocanate hydratase produces the protein MGGAQRAKRAVKAPTGTAISCRGWLQEAALRMIMNNLDPGVAERPDDLVVYGGNGKAARNWECFDAITATLRTLGDDETLLVQSGKPVAVFRTHRDAPRVLIANSNLVGDWATWEVFRDLERKGLMMYGQMTAGSWIYIGTQGILQGTYETFAELARQHFDGSLEGRFVLTGGMGGMGGAQPLAVTMNGGACLVVEVDPDRIRKRLATAYCDTMVEDLDEALGLVDGAVRSRRALSVGLVGNCADVLPELARRGVRPDVVTDQTSAHDALNGYVPGGMPLAEAVALRSKDPERYIERSMASMADHVRAMLAFRERGAVVFDYGNNLRGQAQAAGVADAFAYPGFVPAFIRPLFCRGKGPFRWVALSGDPEDIRRTDELALRLFPEDAALARWIRLAGEKVRFQGLPARICWLGYGERARFGLAMNELVAKGEVSAPIVIGRDHLDSGSVASPYRETEGMADGTDAVADWPILNALVNTAAGASWVSFHHGGGVGIGKSLHAGMVVVADGTPEAAARLERVLTTDPGMGVVRHADAGYDDARACAREQGIRMPMEK, from the coding sequence ATGGGCGGTGCACAGAGAGCGAAGCGCGCGGTGAAGGCGCCGACGGGCACGGCGATCTCGTGCCGCGGCTGGCTGCAGGAGGCCGCGCTCCGCATGATCATGAACAACCTCGATCCGGGTGTCGCCGAGCGGCCGGACGACCTCGTCGTCTACGGCGGGAACGGAAAGGCGGCGCGGAACTGGGAGTGCTTCGACGCGATCACGGCGACGCTCCGGACGCTGGGCGACGACGAGACGCTCCTCGTCCAGTCGGGGAAGCCCGTGGCCGTCTTCAGGACGCACCGCGACGCGCCCCGCGTGCTGATCGCCAACTCGAACCTCGTCGGCGACTGGGCGACCTGGGAGGTCTTCCGCGACCTCGAGCGGAAGGGCCTCATGATGTACGGCCAGATGACCGCCGGGAGCTGGATCTACATCGGGACCCAGGGCATCCTGCAGGGCACCTACGAGACCTTCGCGGAGCTCGCGCGGCAGCACTTCGACGGGAGCCTCGAGGGGAGGTTCGTGCTGACCGGCGGGATGGGAGGCATGGGCGGCGCGCAGCCGCTCGCGGTCACCATGAACGGCGGCGCGTGCCTGGTGGTCGAGGTGGACCCGGACCGCATCCGGAAGCGTCTCGCGACGGCCTACTGCGACACGATGGTGGAGGACCTGGACGAGGCGCTCGGGCTCGTCGACGGCGCGGTCCGCTCGCGGCGCGCCCTCTCCGTCGGGCTCGTCGGCAACTGCGCCGACGTGCTGCCCGAGCTCGCGCGGCGCGGCGTCCGCCCCGACGTGGTGACGGACCAGACGAGCGCGCACGACGCCCTGAACGGCTACGTGCCGGGCGGGATGCCGCTGGCGGAGGCCGTCGCGCTCCGCTCGAAGGACCCCGAGCGGTACATCGAGCGCTCGATGGCGTCCATGGCGGACCACGTCCGGGCCATGCTCGCGTTCCGCGAGCGCGGGGCGGTCGTGTTCGACTACGGCAACAACCTCCGCGGCCAGGCCCAGGCCGCGGGCGTCGCGGACGCGTTCGCGTACCCCGGGTTCGTGCCCGCGTTCATCCGTCCTCTCTTCTGCCGGGGGAAGGGCCCGTTCCGCTGGGTCGCGCTCTCGGGCGATCCCGAGGACATCCGGAGGACCGACGAGCTTGCGCTCCGGCTCTTCCCGGAGGACGCGGCGCTCGCGCGGTGGATCAGGCTTGCGGGCGAGAAGGTCCGCTTCCAGGGGCTGCCCGCTCGCATCTGCTGGCTGGGCTACGGCGAGCGCGCTCGCTTCGGGCTCGCGATGAACGAGCTCGTCGCGAAGGGCGAGGTCAGCGCGCCCATCGTCATCGGGCGCGACCACCTCGACAGCGGCTCCGTCGCGTCGCCGTACCGGGAGACCGAGGGCATGGCCGACGGCACCGACGCGGTGGCCGACTGGCCCATCCTGAACGCCCTCGTGAACACGGCGGCCGGCGCCTCGTGGGTCTCGTTCCACCACGGCGGCGGCGTGGGCATCGGGAAGTCGCTCCACGCGGGCATGGTCGTCGTGGCCGACGGCACGCCCGAGGCCGCCGCGCGGCTCGAGCGCGTCCTCACGACGGACCCCGGCATGGGGGTTGTCCGGCACGCGGACGCCGGGTACGATGACGCGCGCGCGTGCGCGCGGGAGCAGGGCATCCGGATGCCGATGGAGAAGTAG
- the thiC gene encoding phosphomethylpyrimidine synthase ThiC, producing MLQMEEAKAGKVTDEVAAVARDEGVDPTALAAAVARGTAVVLRNRRSGRRPIGLGPGLRTKVNANLGTSADASSLDEELEKLDAAVAAGADAVMDLSTGGDLDAIRRAVLARSTVAVGTVPIYQAAVGARRAGKGMVRMTAEDILGAVRTHAEDGVDFVTVHCGVTREVAGHARRSPRLADVVSRGGAFLMEWMAFNGRENPLYERYDDLLDIAAEHDVALSLGDGLRPGALADANDAAQIAELTVIAELVRRARARGVQAIVEGPGHVPLHLVRGSVELEKALCGGAPFYVLGPLVTDVAPGYDHIAAAIGGAVAAAAGADFLCYVTPAEHLRLPTVDDVREGVFALRVAAHAADVAKGVRGAREWDDRLSRARKGLRWDEAIALSLDPSKARAYREASHPSDADLCTMCGEFCAMKKMSDVRKGEQ from the coding sequence ATGCTCCAGATGGAAGAGGCGAAGGCGGGGAAGGTGACGGACGAGGTCGCGGCCGTCGCGAGGGACGAGGGCGTTGACCCGACGGCGCTCGCGGCGGCGGTCGCGCGGGGCACGGCCGTCGTCCTCAGGAACAGGCGAAGCGGCCGACGTCCGATCGGCCTGGGCCCCGGTCTTCGCACGAAGGTGAACGCGAACCTCGGCACGTCGGCGGACGCCTCGAGCCTCGACGAGGAGCTCGAGAAGCTCGACGCCGCGGTCGCGGCCGGCGCCGACGCGGTCATGGACCTCTCGACCGGCGGGGACCTCGACGCGATCCGGCGCGCGGTCCTCGCGCGCTCCACGGTCGCCGTCGGCACCGTGCCCATCTACCAGGCGGCCGTGGGGGCGCGGCGCGCGGGCAAGGGCATGGTGCGCATGACGGCCGAGGACATCCTCGGCGCCGTGCGGACGCACGCCGAGGACGGCGTGGACTTCGTGACCGTGCACTGCGGCGTGACGCGCGAGGTGGCCGGGCACGCGCGGCGCTCGCCGAGGCTCGCCGACGTCGTGAGCCGGGGCGGTGCGTTCCTCATGGAGTGGATGGCGTTCAACGGGCGGGAGAATCCGCTCTACGAGCGGTACGACGATCTCCTGGACATCGCGGCGGAGCACGACGTGGCGCTGAGCCTGGGAGACGGGCTCCGCCCCGGCGCGCTCGCCGACGCGAACGACGCCGCGCAGATCGCCGAGCTCACGGTCATCGCCGAGCTCGTCCGCCGCGCGCGGGCGCGGGGGGTGCAGGCGATCGTCGAGGGTCCCGGCCACGTTCCGCTCCACCTCGTCCGCGGGTCCGTCGAGCTCGAGAAGGCGCTCTGCGGCGGGGCGCCGTTCTACGTCCTCGGGCCGCTCGTCACCGACGTCGCGCCCGGATACGACCACATCGCGGCCGCCATCGGCGGTGCGGTCGCCGCGGCCGCGGGCGCCGACTTTCTCTGCTACGTCACGCCGGCGGAGCACCTCCGGCTCCCGACGGTGGACGACGTGCGCGAGGGCGTCTTCGCCCTGCGCGTCGCGGCCCACGCCGCGGACGTCGCCAAGGGCGTGCGCGGCGCGCGCGAGTGGGACGACCGCCTGTCCCGCGCGCGGAAGGGACTGCGCTGGGACGAGGCCATCGCGCTCTCGCTCGACCCGTCGAAGGCGCGCGCGTACCGGGAGGCGTCGCATCCGTCCGACGCCGACCTCTGCACGATGTGCGGCGAGTTCTGCGCGATGAAGAAGATGTCGGACGTGCGAAAGGGGGAGCAGTGA